In Bradyrhizobium guangdongense, the sequence AGCATGGGCGCTCTCAGTTTTTGAATGCAAAAATGGCTCAATAGACGAAAGTTCGGTATTTATATCTTGAAAATCTCACATTTTGCATTCAAAAAAGCAAAAAACAGACAGGGATCGAGGAAATGGATCAGGCCGTAGCGGCGGACGACCTTGTTTTTGAATGCAAGGACGGGATCGGGCGGATCACTTTCAACCGTCCGCAGGCGCGCAACGCCTTCACCTTCACCATGTATGAGCGGCTCGCCGCCATCTGCGAACAGGCTAATCACGACCTGTCGATCAAGGTGCTGGTGCTGCGCGGGGCCGGGGATAAGGCCTTTGCCTCCGGCACCGACATCAACCAGTTCCGCGCTTTCAGGACGCCGCAGGACGCGATCGACTACGAGAACCGCATCGACCGGGTGCTGACCACGCTCGAACAATGCCGGGTGCCGACGATTGCGGCGATCAACGGCTTTTGTACCGGCGGCGGAGCGGGCATTGCGGCGGCCTGCGACCTGCGCATCGGCACGCGTAGTGCGAAAATCGGATTTCCCATCGCGCGGACGCTCGGCAATTGCCTGTCGATGTCCAATGTCAGCCGTCTCACGGCGCTGATCGGGGCGGCCCGGGTCAAGGACCTCATCTTCACCGCGCGCCTCGTCGATGCCGCGGAGGCTGCCAGCGTCGGCTTGCTCGGTGAGGTCGTGGACGATCTCGCTGCGCTCGACCGGCGCGCTGACGAGATCGCGCGCCTCGTCGCCAGCCACGCGCCGCTGACGCTGACCGCGACCAAGCAGGCCGTGGCCCGGCTGCAACGGCGGCTGACGCGGGACGAGGGCGAAGACCTCATCCTGATGTGCTACACGAGCCAGGATTTTCGCGAAGGGCTCGATGCTTTCCTCAGCAAGCGCGCCCCGCAGTGGCGCGGTCAATAGGACGCTCCGATGCCAAGCGATCGATCGCAATCCACCTCGCGCCGCTCCGGTCCGCTCGCCGGCCTCAAGGTCGTCGATCTCACCCATGTCATGGCGGGGCCGACCTGCACCTTGATGCTGGCCGACATGGGCGCCGACGTCATCAAGATCGAGAAATGGCCAAACGGCGATGACACCCGCCATTCGGTGCCGCCGAAGAT encodes:
- a CDS encoding enoyl-CoA hydratase/isomerase family protein, translated to MDQAVAADDLVFECKDGIGRITFNRPQARNAFTFTMYERLAAICEQANHDLSIKVLVLRGAGDKAFASGTDINQFRAFRTPQDAIDYENRIDRVLTTLEQCRVPTIAAINGFCTGGGAGIAAACDLRIGTRSAKIGFPIARTLGNCLSMSNVSRLTALIGAARVKDLIFTARLVDAAEAASVGLLGEVVDDLAALDRRADEIARLVASHAPLTLTATKQAVARLQRRLTRDEGEDLILMCYTSQDFREGLDAFLSKRAPQWRGQ